The genomic segment tttttttgtggtcGTTTTCCCTTTCCGAATCACTGGGACACACGGAGACGGCGTGATGATGGGTTTGCCCCTGCCAGTTGGGGACATTCCCGTCGTCGAAAGTGTGGTGCTGCCCCCTCGTCCAATCAGCGCGGTGACTGGCACTGTTCGCCCTGGATCCTCATCTCTGTCTTTTTTCTCTCGGGTTGTTGTCTGGTGAAGAGGGatgtcgtgtgtgcgtgtgtcgccaCAAGTTGATGAGCGCCCCTCTCGGGCGGTCAACGCAGGTGGGAGCGAAAACGGAAAGGGTTGAGAGAGTGGGTGGCCGATGTCGGAAGGGGGCGCAGTCGAGAGGACCGCCGATGCATCGGCCTTCTGTTcttccgccctcctctcgctcATTTGCCAGGCTTcacgcacgcccacacaaGTCTAGCCAAGTGCGGATGCTGTCCGTCGTACACGTGCACGGGCACATCTCAAGCACTTCAAACGCTCTCTTGACATCTCTCGCGTgtcgcctctccctcctcctctcactCGTTGGCTGTTCGTACTACAGGCGCGACCCACGAGGCTGATTGTCCCTCGCCCCGTCTACTGTTTTCTTTCcttcgtgcgtgtgtgtgtgtcggtgtttCTGTGGAGGCACTGCGCTGCCGTCTATAGCGAGGACGTCTGCGCACGTTATTATGTTTGGCTGCCCTCTTGCTTTCAAGCGGGACTACTGAACACCCGTTGGTCGCCAGAGTGCGCACGACGGCTTGTACGGTTTCGGACAAAGAAGGAGAAAAGAgtgagaggcagagaggtgTCGGATGGGAAGTAAAACGGATCTACGTAGGCCGAcaccacatacacacgcacacgctttACTTCGTAGCTGATACCTCTTTTCTCCATCGTCATCTTAGCGCCATGACTGAGACGACCGGCGCGAGAGGCCGGCGCACCTTCATGGGTCGTCGGCGCTCGCAACATGAGGTGCAGACAGAGGCGTCCTTTGTGCCAGGTTGCAGCAGTCTTGAATACGCTTATGATCCGCTCGCGAGTGAGCAGTACGCGAATCTTGTGGAACTGCGGCAAATGATCCATTCGTGCCTGACCCTCGTGGCCGGCGACGTCTACGATGTGGTCAGCTTCAAGGATATTCTGTACCATCTGGAGAGTGAgatgccgtcgtcgctgcctgTCACCGacctgctgcttctctcctctcgACTGTTCCGGCGCACCGCTGAGCTTGGTCGGCTGCTGAGCTGCTTTTTTGGCGTCGTTTTTGCAGACGACCGCAATGACGAGCACTTCCGCTTCGCTGAGGTGCGTCTGCTTCAGCGCGAGATCCGTGAGCTGAAGAGGCAGCTGAGCgcgtcggaggaggagcggagaCGGCTGAAGGAGATGCTCGACAATGTCGGCCAGGTAGCATACGATCACGGAcgggcggtggagctgctaGAGACGCACAACAAGGTGCTCAAGAAGCAAAGCACTGCCTTGGAGGACcagatggcgctgctgtttcACCAACTCAACACGGGACTCGAGGGGCATTGCAAGAGCGCGTACCAGCAGGTGACGGGAGAGATGATGGTGCAGGAGAGTCTCAACCCCGCACGCATCACGTTCCGGCAAACCATGGATAGCCTcagcgagcagctgcgcggctcACGAGGGCTTATCACGGACGTTCGGGAAGTCCTGCTGAGCTGCAGCCAGGGACGACGGACGGGCGAGGCGTACGCGGCAGTCGAGCCAACCGTGCGATTCAAGCTCAAGATGCTGGAGGCAAACTTCCAGCAGCTCATGGGCCGGTTCACGGCGGTAAAGGACACGGTGGTGGAAACGGCACAGGAGCTGATGAACGCGCTGCAGGAACGCAAGAAAattctctgcctctcctttCAGCACATTCGTCTGTACGACCTGCAAAATGCGAAATTGCGCAACGCCCGTGCcatcctcgcgcagctgcagcacaacACGTCcgaggtggtgcgccgcatACGCGTCACCTTCCCTAGCGGCAACCTCACCTCTGTCGATCGCTTCGGCAATATCAGaacgcagcggtggcacggTGGATACAcgctggcgacgctgcgcggaTACAACTTGAcggagcaacagcagcaaggCGAGGGCGAAATGTCTGAAGTtgcccgcagcagcactgctgtACCTTCCTTGACCGCGGGAGCCTCACGCACGCTACCTGGCCTCACGGAGTCACAGATTATGGCAGCGGAAAGCGAGATGGCGGTAATTGACGGAGGCGTGCACAGTGTCACACCGGTGGGTCTGGCGCTGTCGCCTGGCTTCCGCAGTATGCGAGCGTCCCACTCTGGCGTCAGCCCTCCACCACTTCGCACCTCAGTGCCGCcgagccgcggcggctccaAGTTGGCGAGCGCGCGAGGGTCAAGCAGCACGACCGGCATGCCAGCGCCCGTCAGCGCCCCCACGAGCGTACGGAGCGATGACCCCGATGTGCTGCCGTTCGAGTCCGTCTCGACTTTTGTCGACCTGATGCACGATATCCATGACGACATGGATGAACTGCAGAGCGCGTTGGTGCTTGACGACGAGATGGCCGCGTTCCTCAAAGTCCTGACGCTGTCAGCGTCGACAACGCCGCGCGCCGACGCCCTGGAGATCGCGGGCGACCCTACCGGACGTGCGGCACTGCTGGAGCGGCAAGAGTACAACATGGAGACGGCCTTGCAACCCACTGGTGGCCGCCCCGGTGGCACCCGCGGCGCACCGAGCTCCGCGTCTGTCGTCTCCGGTAACGAGAGCATCACGGCACTGGAGGCCAACTCGTTCTCGTCCTTGTTCTCCAAGATGGGCACCCCGAGTACGTCCTCAGaggcgcgtggcggcgctcgtGCCGAGAACGCTTCCTCCGAGGCTGTAATGGCTCGCCAGGCCGtgcagctccagcgccagcagAAGCAGATCGCCAAGATGCAGGAGGACTTTACCTCGAAAGTGGGCTTTCTGCGCCAGGTCTACGAGGCGCGCATCGGTGATTTGGAGGTGCGAGAGACGACAGTAAGCAAACGGCTGGGCCTGGTAGGGGGCTCGGCCTTCCAGCGCGGCGCgggagacggcggcagcggtcgATCGTCTCCGGGGGTCAGGAAGGGCGAGGACGAGTCGCCGGTGTCTAGTAGCCCGGGTGACAAGGAGAGACTGACGAAGCTGCGAAAGGAATGGAGGCAGTCGAAGCGCAAACTGCAACCGAATCGaaagctgcgcgaggccacagccgagcagctgcagctcatgCAGAAGGACGAGAAACTCTGATGGggtggcgcgcgtgcgttgcCCATCTACGCGACGGGTCAAGGCTCGCTTCTGCAGTTTTCATTCGGATTACAACAGCTTCCTTCACACACAGGGAGGGCAGCGGAGAGCAGCTCAAATACTCAATCATGCACGTCAGTCGTTCGCTTCGCCACAAACAGCGATCAACAATCTTGCGCTGCGTTGACAGACCGGGCTCTGCCTTGCATCTTACGACCAAGCCAATGTATATATTAGTGGCGCCCGTGTGCCGCGTTCGTGGCACCCATCAGTGGTTGTGGCTGTGTAGTGTTTCATGATAAACGCCCCCTTTTCTTCGGCACATGCGGGCGTGCACACCCCTGGTGACTGCCACTGCCTCGCACTACATATGCGGCGGCATGAGTGGAGCAGAAAAAAATgcgcaacaaaaaaacgagtGAAACAACGAACGCGTGACTTCGGTGCACCTACTCGCTCACGGTGAGTAAAAGCAGAGAGTGCCTTGGTTTAGCTGCCGATTGCGGATGTTAGGAGACTCAGCGGTCGTCTTCATGCTCCAACGCCCTTGCAAGTAGACCTCCTACCCCCCGCGCATGGGAGATAGATGTCCTCGCATCTATTGTCGGCTGCGCGTCAACTACACAGCAGTCAGATGTCTCCTTGCGCCTACCATCACCGTCCGGTTGTGCGTTTGCGCGGTACGCATCCTTCTACGCGATGCTTCCAAAACGCTGCacacttctctctccctctgttgCCTTTATCCTTCTCTTCTACAGCACGTGGAGCTTAGTTCGCACCCCGTTCTCTTTCCTCTCGCCCTTTGCCGCATCCGCTGCTCTTCGCATTCGGCAAAGTCTTGCGTAGGCGCAtaacaaaaaagaaggaaagCGAATGTTTGTCCTCGCCCTATAACTCGTTTCGTTGCTTCGCTAGTCATCATCCACTGTCATTCATTAGGGGTCACTTGctatggtgtgtgtgtgtgtgtgtgtgtgtgcgtgtgtggtttTTATCATCTTGTCTCCCTTGCTGTTTTTTAAGTCTCCCACTTTTTTTTGGCTTGTttgcggcgtcggcgactCGCTGTACATCATCTTCGACCTATTGCGTGCGTCCATCGTGTGGCAGGTAATAGTCTTGCCTCGCTGCTCTCACAAGCTTACTCGACGTCGCATGCGGGCACGTGGAATCTCTCCACGCGTCCACCCATCCAGTCcgctcctccttcaccgTTGGCGCGCACCCAACGTGCATTGTGGAGCATACGCATCTCCTTTCTGCTACTCTTGTGCCCATGGCTGGCCGCAGCTACGTCAGTCCCAAGGATGAGCGGGCATTTGTTGCCATCCTCGCCAAGGACCCTGAGTGCAGCCAGTGCTTCGAGTGCGgagccccctccccgcagTGGTGCGATGTCATGCACGGCACCTTCATTTGCCTAAACTGTAGcgggcagcaccgcggccTCGGTGTGCATCTCTCGTTTGTCCGCAGCTCCACTATGGACGGCTGGGTAGATTGGAAGCCGGAAAAGTTGCGTCAGATGGAGCTGGGCGGCAACCGCCGCGCGCGGCTGTACTTTGAGGAGCACAAAGTGCCCAATACCCCCCTGAAAGCCCGCTACGAGTCTCTTCCAGCTCTCCGCTACGCAGACATGCTCGAGTCCGAGGCGCTTGGCAAACCCTTCAGCGAGGCGTCCTGGCAGCCGCCAGCCTGGTACACGCGGCTCCAAGCCGCGGCGAGCCTCGCAGGGCCGTTTCCAACGTCATCGTACCCGCAGACCGACCTGAACCGCTTCGCCGGTGTTGGCTCGAACGGGCAGCCGCATGTGATGTCAGACAACAGCGAAGGCGACAGAGAGTGGTACTCCGCGCTCTACAGCGGGTGGAGCGCTGTGTCGCAGAAGACAGCCGAactggcgcagcacgccacGAAAGCAGTTCAGGGCGCTGACGTGGAGgggatgcgcagcagcttgGC from the Leishmania major strain Friedlin complete genome, chromosome 32 genome contains:
- a CDS encoding putative ADP-ribosylation factor GTPase activating protein 1, which gives rise to MAGRSYVSPKDERAFVAILAKDPECSQCFECGAPSPQWCDVMHGTFICLNCSGQHRGLGVHLSFVRSSTMDGWVDWKPEKLRQMELGGNRRARLYFEEHKVPNTPLKARYESLPALRYADMLESEALGKPFSEASWQPPAWYTRLQAAASLAGPFPTSSYPQTDLNRFAGVGSNGQPHVMSDNSEGDREWYSALYSGWSAVSQKTAELAQHATKAVQGADVEGMRSSLAQTWAGVSATVSAYAADLQQRIAEGGGRDKDDGLDRMLQNAREAQTESSVDNRAAGQTRYGHIEGSRGNGPGSRIAVQARPVGAASPESSTVYQGRVLRQSASESSPTESVTASASSGWDSPSRASPSAALPQTQPTSSRPVNPLGGDAGGGGASPPASQSTKKDEWSWDNENF